From the genome of Vicia villosa cultivar HV-30 ecotype Madison, WI linkage group LG2, Vvil1.0, whole genome shotgun sequence, one region includes:
- the LOC131650038 gene encoding uncharacterized protein LOC131650038 has protein sequence MNIVSYNIRGGGNPLKQRRIKECLMKGKADLCFLQETKIKSISGKIVNSLWSDCGVEWSAHDSRGQSGGLLIMWKMDVFSSVFSFGGTGLIGICGNFGGKQCFFVNVYSPCDLLSKRKLWEDLLSLRSKWGGGEWCLGGDFNTVRFPSEHIGRSNSQRSQDSHEFNDFIGLMNLIDLPTSHRKFTWCKGGVGGAMRRIDRFLLSDGMVSLLCADCQVVGRKDISDHSPIWLDCNSQNWGPKPFRTLNTWPEHPGLVEFVDKEWKALRIKGSCAFVVKEKFRCLKESLRS, from the coding sequence ATGAATATTGTCTCTTACAACATTAGGGGTGGCGGTAATCCGTTGAAGCAAAGACGGATTAAGGAGTGTCTTATGAAGGGTAAGGCGGATTTATGTTTTCTACAAGAAACCAAGATTAAGTCAATATCAGGTAAAATTGTAAATTCCTTATGGAGTGATTGTGGTGTCGAGTGGTCTGCGCACGATTCTAGAGGGCAGTCAGGGGGGCTGCTAATCATGTGGAAGATGGATGTTTTTTCTTCGGTTTTTAGCTTTGGTGGTACAGGTTTGATAGGAATATGTGGTAATTTTGGTGGTAAGCAATGTTTCTTTGTTAACGTCTATTCGCCCTGTGACCTTTTATCCAAGCGAAAGTTGTGGGAAGATCTGTTATCTCTCAGAAGTAAGTGGGGTGGAGGGGAATGGTGTCTTGGGGGCGATTTCAATACGGTTAGATTTCCTTCAGAGCATATTGGCCGCAGTAATTCTCAAAGGTCTCAGGATTCACACGAGTTCAACGACTTCATTGGCCTAATGAACCTCATTGATCTTCCAACTAGCCACAGGAAATTTACTTGGTGTAAGGGAGGTGTAGGTGGTGCAATGAGAAGAATTGACAGGTTTCTCCTATCGGATGGCATGGTGTCTCTTTTGTGTGCTGACTGTCAGGTGGTTGGTCGTAAGGATATTTCGGACCATAGTCCAATTTGGCTGGATTGTAACTCGCAAAACTGGGGACCAAAACCGTTTAGAACTCTGAACACATGGCCGGAGCATCCGGGTTTGGTCGAATTTGTTGATAAAGAATGGAAGGCTTTAAGGATCAAAGGCTCTTGTGCTTTTGTTGTCAAAGAGAAATTTAGATGTCTTAAGGAGAGCTTGAGGAGCTAG